From the genome of Longispora fulva:
CGACGTCGTCGGCCAGGTCGCGACGGTCACGCTGTGCCGCCCCGAGGTGCTCAACGCGCAGACCCCCGCACTCTGGGCGGCGCTGCGCGACTTCGGTCGACAGTTGACGGGCGACGTCCGGGTCGTGGTCGTCAAGGGCGAGGGCCGGTCGTTCTCGGCCGGGCTCGACGCCGCGGCGATGGCGGGCGGGGAGCTGGCCGGCGGGCTGTCCCTCGCCGAGATGGCCAAGCTCTCCGAGGACGAGTGCGCCGCGCTGATCGCGACGTACCAGGAGGCGTTCAGCTGGCTCCGCCGGCCGGACATCGTGACGGTGGCGGCCGTGCAGGGCCACGCGATCGGGGCCGGTTTCCAGCTCGCCCTGGCGTGTGACCTGCGGGTGCTCGCCGACGACGCGAAGTTCACCATGGCGGAGCCGACGTTGGGCCTCGTTCCGGACCTCGGCGGCACGCAGCCGCTC
Proteins encoded in this window:
- a CDS encoding enoyl-CoA hydratase/isomerase family protein, coding for MTAPAPHTSEVSPTGVRLDVVGQVATVTLCRPEVLNAQTPALWAALRDFGRQLTGDVRVVVVKGEGRSFSAGLDAAAMAGGELAGGLSLAEMAKLSEDECAALIATYQEAFSWLRRPDIVTVAAVQGHAIGAGFQLALACDLRVLADDAKFTMAEPTLGLVPDLGGTQPLVQLVGYSRALEICATGRRVGALEAERIGLATLVVPGEELSDAVDDLVAALLGPNRDAVVETKALLLGAADRSYEEQLAAERSAQVRRLRDLVGLGE